The genomic interval TGACGAgtttgtcagcttacagtcaagtTTACTGAAGCTAGACAGGGATATTTTAGGTAGGACACATTAGTTGTAATGCCAAAGCGCACTGTGAACTCAGGTATGAATCAACTAAATACCAAGAGGTCAGAGCGTAGTGGTAGGCTGTCCAGAGAGCAAATTGATTTAGAGACTTGGTTAGGAAATCTGTCCTGTGTGAAAAGCTGGAAGACGACaaatgtggagagagagagatagatagatagagagagagagagagagagagagagagagagagaggagtagtGGGAAGGACTTCATctcatagtttaaaattttaaaattagaatttaagtTCCAGTTCATAAGTATAACTTTCAAAAGCTGGACTTCAGCTCATAGGAAGAGAATAGACGATAGTACTATACTTGAATATACAACTACtaacattatttattatcataCCCTCATCacactcccctctccccctggaaaggcaaattaaaacaataaaaataaaaactgaatagaTGAGACAATGAAAACTTTCTAGTGTGTTGATAATGGTAACTGGTCCTAGGGTCTAAGATTTTAACTTCTCTTCCATACTGGCTTCTGTTGTATTGcactaaaattttcttattttatgttgtAAACACACCACGGTAATTAAACAGAACTAAAGAAAGCAataagaggattatttttttgagagagagagggagagagagaggcaagaagggagagagataagcatcaactcatagttacggcaCTTTAGTTcgtcactgattgcttctcatacatgaccagggggttccaactaagccagtgaccccttgctgaagccagtgaccttgggcttcaaaccagcgaccatggggtcatgtctatgatcccatgctgaaacccgtgatctcagggttttgaacttgggtcctcagtgtcccaggttgatgctctatctactgcaccaccacctggtcaggttaaataGGACTTATAAGAAGAAAGTGTgaggaagaataaaaacaaatcaaaatagtGTCATATGcattgaagaatttaaaaaaagaggtcaGAAGGTAATCTTCatcaaaaaatataattgaaaaaaatataatggaatTGAAGTGcttaagaaaatttaagaaaaaatggtCTGAAGTTGAACAGGTAAAATTCAGCTTCCAGAGTTATTTAAAACTAGGTTGGATAAATCACCAAAACTAATAGAGAGTCaaggaaataagaaataataaccaAAGTATCTTTTCATATCCAATcccttcaaataattttattgttataaCTACAGTTTGGCATTGTTTACAATCAGAGAAAGCCTGGCATTCTACAGCATAGTTTTCTCGTAATAAGTAATGTATTGCTGTTGTGCACTGCATTTTGTGATGCAGAATAATACTAGTCACTTTATTCAAGTCTACCTTCTGTGTTCCTACTGAATATATTAAATCATTAGCCACAGTTAGTTTTCCTTTACCATAGATAATTAACcaacttatatttaggttttaatATTCATGTGTCAGAAAACAGTGGTAACTTAAAACTCTGGCTGGTGGTGTTTACttcaactacacacacacacaaaaggcccTTCTTAGTTGCTGAAAAGGACTTTTTCTTACCAGGTTGCAGAAAAGCATACTATTTCCTCaaagaacattataaaaaatgatttttgtaGTAAAATTCAAAGATCCTACTTTTTTTAGGAAGCTATGCTTGATTTCTCATAGTCAGAATCaatttgtatcttcttttatGTCTAAAGAACTGTATgagttttttaattaaagcaaTAGTTTTAAACAGTTTCCATGTTGACATTGTACAAAATCCCAACAGAACTTGGCTTTCAAAAGAATCTGGCCCAGCTTCTACCCATTTTTCTCCCTCAGCCCCTACTCTCCTCCCTGAAGGCAAGCAATGCAATTAATTCTTGAGACGTTTCTCAATACACAAATTACAGATATGTGTATATATCCTcgtttcagaaaaataatggcTGCATTCTGTACACATCTTGCTTTCAAAAGTTTTAAGCATATGTATAgacacatatataaaaatatatgttaaagaaTATATCTGGTGAAGATTCATATCAATATAGGGACAATCTCATTCTTTGTTACAGCTGCCTAGTATACCATGTGTAGAAGTTCATGGTTTATTTAACCATTCCCttaataatgaacatttatttccAATCTTAGTGATTATAGGCAATGCTTCACTAAATAACATAGAAGCAGAATTTCTAAGTGAAaggaattttatatttgtaaatgagATAGAAATTTCTAATCTTCTGCTTTGACCAGAAATGCAACATAGTTATTTGCTCTTTCTTCATTACAAACAGTATGGAGTTAGTGCCTGTGCATCTAACCTTGCTCAAATTTTGTACCTTGGTAAAATATACATGCTTTCACAAAGAGATGGGAGTGATTTGTGAGTTTCCAAGCAATTCCTATAAGGACTGAGGCTAAATTCAAATgaagtaatgctctgcccatctggggccatgctcacaactgagctatttttagcacctgaggtggaggctccatggaggcatcctcagctcCCTGGGCCAATGCTATTGAACCAATTGAAACATGGCTGctagagagggaggtggggaaagtgaatgagagagagagagagagagagagagagagcaagaaagagagaaagaaggggaaagggaggggtggagaagcagatgtttgcttctattgtgtgtcctgaccaggaatcaaacctgggacatccacatgccaggctgacactctaccactgagcccatgagccagggccataaattatttaaaatttttgtttacctTAGTATCCTAGACCTGAGAATGTGTAAAGTTTGGCTGGTGACACCTGGTGGTATAAAATGATAATTACATATAACATGCAACATAACAAGTGATCAGCTTTGCTACAGAAAATACTCAAAAGCCACAGATTCCAGCAAAAGAACCTCTGTGAATCAGAGTTCCTGGTTTTAAGCAACCATAACAAAGCCTCGCCGACTTGTGCAGAAAAGTGCTATGACTTGAGCACAACGTTGCCATTTAACATGAACAACAAGGACACTAGCCTTTCTGTCACCACTGACACCACAGCCTTTCAGACTCTGATTCCTAAGACTTCAATTCAAAGCCTAGACTAGGATGCATCTAACTGGCCACAGTCACATGTCAGCACCTAGCTCCAAGGCTGGCTGGGAAAGCAGCTGGACCTTTAGGcttatttaatgaaataataacaaGTTATTACAGTATTGAATGAGGTAAATGTGTACAAAGTACTTAAACACAGTGCCTAGGATTTGATGAGTTTTCCAAAATGACAATGGTTattattttacatcttttttgaTCATGAGCTTTTTTGAATGCAgggaccacattttatttatttcatgttctGAACACAGGGTCTGAATCTTTGTGAATGTTTGCTGAATTGCACTGCTTGTCCTTGCACAGAACCTAGGTTACCTCTATATCTTAATTTACATACAGGCTTCTTTAAgacctttaaataaaatatactttaaaaatattaatatgtaacAACCATAATAATATTCATCTAATATTTGAtactttttccttagaattaccACTAATAGAAAATCTCTCCACAGGTCTTCTAGAGTGCATaagggcagaagataaaattttTTGTCTTATCATGAAACTATTTTCTAAAGGACAATTAAAGTTTGGTGTGCAACCGGGACATCTCACATCATGGCTGCTCATAGTTTTCTTTCTGAAGTCTACCTCTTCTCTCAAACCTTCCCGACTTCCAATCTATCAAAGGAAACCTTTTATAGCTGCTTGGAACGCTCCAATGGCTACCTGTGGgataaaatataatacaagacTAAACCTGAATATGTTTCAGCTGATCGGAAGCCCACTTGCCAAAGCCAGGGGACAAAACGTCACTATATTTTATGTCAACAGATTGGGATACTACCCATGGTATACACCACAGGAGGTGCCTGTTAATGGGGGTCTCCCCCAGAACGCAAGTTTGAAAGAACATCTAAAAAAAGCTCTTCaagatattaattattatatccCTGCTAAAGATTTTAGTGGGCTTGCTGTTATAGACTGGGaacactggcgacctcagtggtCCCGGAACTGGAGCAAAAAAGATATCTACAGACAGAAGTCAAGAGAGCTTATTTCTGAGAAGGTGAAGAATCCATCAGCTGCCGACATTGAAAGTTTAGCTAAAGCAGCCTTTGAAAAAAGTGCGAAAGCTTTCATGAAGAAAACCATTGAATTGGGAATTAAGAGCAGACCCAAAGGTCTTTGGGGTTATTACTTATATCCTGATTGCCACAATTATAATGTTAATGTCTCAAACTACACTGGATCGTGCCCAGAAAGGGAAGTTTTGAGGAACAATGAGCTTTCGTGGCTCTGGAACAGCAGCAGAGCTTTATACCCTTCTATCGTCGTCAGGAAACCCGTTGGCAATGGTGAAGACATTTTGCACTTCTCACAATTTCGGGTGCGTGAAGCCCTGAGGATCTCCGCCATGACATCGCACAACTATGCTCTGCCTGTATTCGTCTACACAAGGCTGGGCTACAGAGAcgatcctttattttttctttccaaggtAAGACACTCCTCGCCAAAGATGGGATTTCCTCCCTACCTCTGAAAGAGACATTTCTTTGACAATTATATTCTTTAAAGAATTTCTGATTAGTGGTGTCAGAAAGGAGCATAATTCCTTCTTTGACTAGGCATCTGCTTACATTTTCACTTAAGCAAAATAaa from Saccopteryx leptura isolate mSacLep1 chromosome 2, mSacLep1_pri_phased_curated, whole genome shotgun sequence carries:
- the HYAL4 gene encoding hyaluronidase-4, translating into MKLFSKGQLKFGVQPGHLTSWLLIVFFLKSTSSLKPSRLPIYQRKPFIAAWNAPMATCGIKYNTRLNLNMFQLIGSPLAKARGQNVTIFYVNRLGYYPWYTPQEVPVNGGLPQNASLKEHLKKALQDINYYIPAKDFSGLAVIDWEHWRPQWSRNWSKKDIYRQKSRELISEKVKNPSAADIESLAKAAFEKSAKAFMKKTIELGIKSRPKGLWGYYLYPDCHNYNVNVSNYTGSCPEREVLRNNELSWLWNSSRALYPSIVVRKPVGNGEDILHFSQFRVREALRISAMTSHNYALPVFVYTRLGYRDDPLFFLSKEDLIRIIGESAALGAAGIVIWGGMDLTSSKDNCMKVKQFVSSDLGSYIVNVTRAAELCSHHLCRDNGRCMRKVWNAPDYLHLNPASYHIEASEDGEFDVTGRASARDLAVMAKKFSCHCYQGHRGANCREMQPVRNCAGVSSLAGLLIALCLLVLAGD